The proteins below come from a single Streptococcus hyointestinalis genomic window:
- a CDS encoding transposase produces MRRYLDVLACFPNTPIVYIDETGIDTYLYRHKARAPRGEKVYDKVSGRRFERISVVAGQIGSKIIAPLLYHGTMTAELFIKWYQEQLLPSLIEPHVIIMDNAAFHPKKQLDELAVAKGHYFLPLPPYSPELNPIEQFWATLKRKVTELLRTGRSVQSALEYYFKTK; encoded by the coding sequence GTGAGACGCTATCTTGATGTTTTAGCCTGCTTTCCAAACACCCCTATTGTTTATATTGATGAGACTGGCATTGATACTTATCTTTATCGTCACAAAGCTAGAGCACCTCGAGGGGAGAAAGTATACGACAAGGTAAGTGGACGCAGATTCGAAAGAATTTCGGTAGTAGCTGGTCAAATTGGTTCTAAAATTATAGCCCCCTTGCTTTATCATGGAACGATGACAGCGGAATTATTTATCAAGTGGTATCAGGAGCAGCTATTGCCATCCTTGATAGAACCCCATGTCATCATTATGGATAATGCAGCTTTTCACCCCAAGAAACAACTAGATGAGCTTGCAGTGGCTAAGGGACACTATTTTCTTCCGCTTCCACCTTATTCCCCTGAACTCAATCCCATCGAACAGTTTTGGGCTACTCTAAAAAGAAAGGTGACTGAATTGTTAAGAACAGGTCGTTCTGTTCAGTCTGCTTTGGAATACTATTTTAAAACTAAATAA
- the recX gene encoding recombination regulator RecX: protein MKITKLEKKKRLYLLELDEAERLYITEDTVVRFFLSKDKIISQEELEAIKDFAQFSYGKNLALYDLSFKPRTEKETRDYLLKYDIDETVIDRVVTNLKKDKWLDDAKYANTFIEQSLATSDKGAYVIQQKLKQKGISQNIIEEALKNQDFSAVLEKTTAKLVKKYQDKLPLNALKTKVKQSLTTKGFSYQEANLAVDSLELERDCEQEESLIERDLEKLQRKYSRRYEGYELKQRLTQALMRKGYDYNDIKSHLREY from the coding sequence ATGAAAATCACAAAACTTGAAAAAAAGAAACGGCTTTATCTGCTAGAGCTAGACGAAGCTGAGCGTCTCTACATCACAGAGGACACCGTTGTGCGCTTTTTCCTCAGCAAGGACAAAATCATTAGCCAAGAAGAGTTAGAAGCTATCAAGGACTTTGCCCAGTTTTCTTATGGTAAAAACTTGGCACTCTACGATCTGTCTTTCAAGCCACGCACAGAAAAAGAAACCCGTGACTATCTGCTCAAGTATGACATTGACGAGACGGTTATTGACAGAGTTGTCACTAATCTCAAAAAAGACAAATGGCTTGATGACGCCAAGTATGCTAATACTTTTATCGAGCAAAGCCTAGCAACTAGCGACAAAGGAGCCTACGTCATCCAGCAAAAGCTCAAGCAAAAAGGCATTTCGCAAAACATCATCGAAGAAGCCTTGAAAAATCAAGACTTTAGCGCTGTGCTCGAAAAAACGACGGCAAAGCTGGTCAAAAAATACCAAGACAAACTGCCACTAAACGCTCTCAAAACCAAAGTCAAGCAAAGCCTCACCACCAAAGGCTTCTCCTACCAAGAAGCAAACCTAGCCGTCGACAGCCTAGAGCTTGAGCGGGACTGCGAGCAAGAAGAGTCGCTCATTGAGCGAGACTTGGAAAAACTCCAGCGTAAATACAGCAGACGCTATGAGGGCTATGAGCTCAAACAACGCTTAACCCAAGCGCTCATGCGAAAAGGCTACGACTACAACGACATCAAAAGCCACTTGAGAGAATATTAA
- a CDS encoding DUF402 domain-containing protein produces the protein MKLPKEGDFITIQSYKHDGSLHRTWRDTMVLKTTENALIGVNDHTLVTESDGRRWVTREPAIVYFHKKYWFNIVAMIRDNGISYYCNLASPYLLDEEALKYIDYDLDIKVFADGEKKLLDVDEYEAHKRKMGYSADIDYILKENVKILVDWINNQKGPFSSAYINIWYKRYLGLKNR, from the coding sequence ATGAAATTACCCAAGGAAGGCGACTTTATTACAATTCAAAGTTATAAACATGATGGCAGTTTGCACCGAACATGGCGCGATACAATGGTACTAAAAACAACAGAAAATGCTCTTATCGGTGTTAATGACCATACTCTAGTCACCGAAAGTGATGGCAGGCGTTGGGTAACGCGTGAGCCTGCTATCGTTTACTTTCACAAGAAGTATTGGTTCAATATTGTTGCCATGATACGAGACAATGGGATTTCCTACTACTGCAACTTGGCAAGCCCTTATCTACTTGATGAGGAGGCGCTCAAGTACATTGATTATGACCTTGATATCAAGGTCTTTGCAGATGGTGAGAAAAAATTGCTTGATGTGGATGAGTATGAGGCGCACAAGCGTAAGATGGGATACTCAGCAGACATCGACTACATCTTAAAGGAAAATGTCAAAATCTTGGTAGATTGGATTAACAACCAAAAAGGACCATTTTCTTCAGCCTATATCAACATTTGGTACAAACGTTATCTTGGACTGAAGAATCGTTAA
- a CDS encoding DUF960 domain-containing protein produces MAFDKTRERYASFGIATSLSHELINTIWDVLDNYLKGVVPLEEELTFHLIKREDKLSIQYLDKKNSISIVFDYATSFDPFFPHTVCLIDEGGIETILLPYEL; encoded by the coding sequence ATGGCATTTGACAAGACACGGGAACGCTATGCAAGTTTTGGGATTGCGACATCACTGTCGCATGAGCTCATCAATACCATCTGGGATGTGCTCGATAACTATCTGAAGGGAGTGGTACCGCTTGAGGAGGAGCTGACTTTTCACTTGATCAAGCGAGAGGACAAGCTCTCCATCCAGTATCTTGATAAAAAGAACAGCATCAGCATTGTCTTTGATTATGCGACTTCCTTTGACCCCTTTTTTCCTCATACCGTTTGCCTCATTGATGAGGGCGGGATTGAGACGATTTTGTTGCCTTATGAACTCTAA
- the thiI gene encoding tRNA uracil 4-sulfurtransferase ThiI yields MQYSEIMVRYGELSTKGKNRMRFINKLKQNMKHVLSIYPDVTVQADRDRAHVYLNGTDYQPVAESLKQIFGIQAFSPSYKVEKTVPAIKKAVQDLMTSIYQDGMTFKITGKRSDHTFELDSRELNQVMGNAVFDVLPQIKAQMKQPDVNLKIEIRDEAAYLSYENIKGAGGLPVGTAGRGMLMLSGGIDSPVAGYLALKRGVDIEAVHFASPPYTSPGALKKAQDLTRKLTKFGGNIQFIEVPFTEIQEEIKEKAPEAYLMTLTRRFMMRITDRIREERRGLVIINGESLGQVASQTLESMQAINAVTTTPVIRPVVTMDKLEIIDIAQKIDTFDISIQPFEDCCTIFAPDRPKTNPKIKNVEQYEARLDVEGLVERAVAGIIITEITPQADNDALDDLIDDLL; encoded by the coding sequence ATGCAGTATTCTGAAATTATGGTCCGCTACGGTGAGCTCTCAACCAAGGGCAAAAACCGTATGCGCTTTATTAACAAACTCAAACAAAACATGAAGCACGTCCTGTCTATTTATCCAGACGTGACGGTACAGGCTGACCGTGACCGTGCTCACGTCTATCTCAATGGCACAGACTATCAGCCAGTAGCTGAGTCGCTTAAGCAGATTTTTGGGATTCAAGCCTTTTCACCTTCCTACAAGGTGGAAAAGACGGTGCCTGCTATCAAAAAAGCAGTGCAGGACTTGATGACCTCTATCTATCAGGACGGCATGACCTTTAAAATCACTGGCAAACGCAGTGACCACACCTTTGAGCTAGACAGCCGAGAGCTTAACCAAGTCATGGGAAATGCTGTTTTTGACGTTTTGCCACAGATAAAAGCACAAATGAAGCAGCCTGACGTCAACCTCAAGATTGAAATCCGAGACGAAGCGGCTTATCTCTCTTATGAAAATATCAAAGGAGCTGGCGGACTGCCAGTAGGAACGGCAGGGCGTGGTATGCTCATGCTGTCTGGAGGGATTGACTCACCTGTTGCGGGCTACCTTGCTCTAAAGCGTGGGGTTGATATTGAGGCGGTACATTTTGCTAGCCCTCCTTATACCAGCCCAGGTGCCCTCAAAAAAGCGCAAGATTTGACACGTAAATTGACAAAATTTGGCGGCAATATCCAGTTCATCGAAGTGCCCTTTACTGAGATTCAAGAAGAAATCAAGGAGAAAGCGCCAGAAGCTTACCTCATGACGCTGACCCGTCGTTTTATGATGCGTATCACAGATCGTATTCGTGAAGAACGCCGTGGACTTGTCATTATCAACGGTGAGAGCTTAGGACAGGTGGCGAGCCAGACGCTAGAGTCTATGCAGGCAATCAATGCCGTCACGACAACGCCTGTCATCCGTCCTGTTGTGACCATGGACAAGCTTGAGATTATTGATATCGCTCAAAAGATTGATACCTTTGATATTTCCATTCAACCTTTTGAGGATTGCTGCACCATATTTGCGCCAGACCGTCCAAAGACCAATCCTAAGATTAAAAATGTTGAGCAGTATGAGGCTCGTCTAGATGTGGAAGGACTGGTTGAGCGAGCTGTTGCAGGTATCATCATCACAGAAATCACCCCACAGGCAGACAACGATGCCTTGGATGACTTGATTGATGATTTATTATAA
- a CDS encoding cysteine desulfurase family protein, whose amino-acid sequence MIYFDNAATTRPYDEVLRTYHEVATKIFGNPSSLHNLGSNATRILEASRKQVANLLGVAPSEIFFTSGGTESDNWALKGTAFEKEQYGKHIIVSAIEHPAVKESAKWLSEHGFAVDYAPVDSRGFVDVEALAKLIKSETILVSVMAVNNEIGSIQPISEISELLADKPTITFHVDAVQAIGKIPVSHYLTSRVDLASFSAHKFHGVRGVGILYKKEGKRISSLLTGGGQESDLRSTTENVAGIAASARALRMTLDKEALALPKIAKMKQVIQEALEEFDGVQLFTEEEGFAPNIITFGIRGVRGEVVVHAFEEHAIYISTTSACSSKAGKPAGTLIAMGVPQKEAQTAVRISLDDDNDMSQVEQFLTIFKHVYAKTQKVRR is encoded by the coding sequence ATGATTTACTTTGACAATGCTGCCACAACCCGTCCTTATGATGAGGTTTTAAGGACTTATCACGAAGTGGCAACGAAAATTTTCGGTAATCCCTCAAGTCTCCACAATCTAGGAAGCAATGCGACCCGTATCTTGGAGGCGAGCCGTAAGCAAGTGGCGAATTTACTAGGGGTTGCGCCTAGCGAGATTTTTTTCACTTCAGGCGGAACTGAGAGTGATAATTGGGCGTTAAAAGGCACAGCTTTTGAAAAAGAGCAGTACGGTAAGCACATCATCGTGTCTGCTATCGAGCATCCAGCGGTCAAGGAGTCAGCTAAATGGCTGAGCGAGCATGGTTTTGCTGTTGATTACGCACCTGTTGATAGTCGTGGTTTTGTGGATGTAGAAGCGCTAGCCAAGCTCATCAAATCAGAAACTATCCTTGTGTCTGTCATGGCGGTCAATAACGAGATTGGCTCTATTCAGCCGATTTCAGAGATTTCAGAGCTTCTAGCGGACAAGCCAACCATCACCTTTCATGTGGATGCAGTGCAGGCGATTGGCAAGATTCCTGTTAGCCATTATCTGACCAGCCGTGTGGATTTGGCGTCCTTTTCAGCTCATAAGTTTCACGGTGTGCGTGGTGTCGGTATCCTCTACAAAAAAGAGGGCAAGCGTATCAGCTCACTGCTAACAGGTGGCGGGCAAGAGAGCGATTTGCGCTCGACAACGGAAAATGTCGCAGGTATTGCGGCGAGTGCCCGTGCGCTCCGTATGACACTGGATAAGGAAGCCCTGGCTCTGCCAAAAATTGCCAAGATGAAGCAGGTTATCCAAGAAGCGTTAGAGGAGTTTGACGGTGTGCAACTGTTCACAGAGGAAGAAGGCTTTGCGCCAAATATCATCACCTTTGGTATCAGAGGTGTGCGTGGCGAGGTGGTTGTGCATGCCTTTGAAGAGCATGCTATCTATATCTCAACCACGTCCGCTTGCTCTTCAAAAGCTGGTAAGCCAGCAGGAACGCTGATTGCTATGGGAGTGCCCCAAAAAGAAGCGCAAACAGCAGTTCGTATCAGTCTCGACGATGACAATGACATGAGTCAAGTGGAGCAATTTTTAACGATTTTTAAACACGTTTATGCAAAAACACAGAAAGTTAGAAGGTAA
- a CDS encoding DUF6556 family protein, giving the protein MSEHYSRQDKNAKKSSQSLEKPTKHIKTGFSALQKTVALVGSILSIIVASITINNAMNGSKTKASSDTSTTKTVVIKEKDTNSNTTTSSSATTNNNQTNDDENEQTYTSNTTTPSSDTTVSSSTPTVSSSDTTTVSDTTTSDAASTTADSTNP; this is encoded by the coding sequence ATGTCAGAACATTATTCAAGACAGGATAAAAATGCGAAAAAGTCATCGCAATCTCTTGAAAAACCTACTAAGCACATCAAGACAGGCTTTTCAGCGCTTCAAAAAACAGTAGCGCTTGTCGGTAGTATTTTGAGTATCATCGTGGCAAGTATCACCATTAACAATGCCATGAACGGCTCCAAGACAAAAGCTTCTAGCGATACATCAACCACTAAGACCGTAGTTATCAAAGAAAAAGACACAAACAGCAATACAACAACCTCTAGTAGTGCAACTACTAACAATAACCAAACAAACGATGACGAGAATGAACAAACTTATACAAGTAACACTACGACCCCGTCTAGTGATACAACTGTCAGCTCATCTACGCCTACTGTAAGCAGTAGCGACACAACGACAGTCTCAGACACGACAACTTCTGATGCTGCTAGCACAACAGCAGACAGCACTAACCCTTGA